From the genome of Solanum pennellii chromosome 6, SPENNV200:
CATGAAagcaaatattcaaaaagtattTATGAATATACGTAATCTTGAAACTAAGATAAGTTACTTGCTATAACGACAGTAGATTTTGACTAGACATATATAATGTATGAATGTACTCAAGCTCTggagcacaaaaatatatagtaCGTTCTAGTATGTATTATTACAGCTATAtacatagaaaaagaaaagaaaaaaaatgtgaagagACAGTGGAATAGGCCTTTTCTAGTACTGTAGAAAAGGTAGCTTGATGGATACAATTCTTAGTAAAGTACTTCCACATAAATCATGATGACTAACTTTTTGCTTGTATCCCATCTACTTACCATACATATGTGTCCATGGACCATGCACCACATtttcacacataaacacatgtACATTCACAAATTAACTTGCACACATGTACACTTTGAGTGCGCAAGTAACAcgtaaatatttgtataaaattaaacgaGTAGACACACGTTTTTTACATGACATAATATACTTAAGACGTCACGTTGGATACAATTGTCTCGTAGAGTGTCATATAGGACGaatgtgtttattttttcaattttatacaaatttaagtgtctatttgtgtaTACCCAAAATTAAAGATCATAGTTATCAGCTAACAAGTTAAAAGGTACTTATATATTATTCCTTAGTGATTTCACGCACTTCGAcacataagcatattcatagaTAAAAATGTAGTTTCAACTACACACGGAAATATCAAACATTGTTAGTATTAAAGTGTACGTTTGGTGTGTTTAAAATCCATAAAGATGAGGTATCATTGGGACATGATTGCGTTTGTACTTATTTTGGATAGAAAAatgacattattttattatgagtaTCTCTAACTTCCAAATCCTTCTAAATTACCGGAAGTCTTAATTACTACTCTAAATTTAGCTATTTGATAATCTTTATTCCCATACCATCTCATTCTAAGATAGTGAGATAAACATACTATTACTAagatatacatttaaaataaatagtagaGGTCTGATTTTTCGCTACTATTCATCTTCACATGCCTTAAAAGAGAATATAATTACTTTCTTTGTCACATCAACATATAAGAGGTAAAGAAAACACGTCTAAACAGTTTAGAGTAATCTTTAGATATTTCGCACTAATTTATTAGTTATCTCATTCAAGAGTGTCTAAACTTGTCTGGCTAAGCTGCAACCCACCCACNNNNNNNNNNNNNNNNNNNNNNNNNNNNNNNNNNNNNNNNNNNNNNNNNNNNNNNNNNNNNNNNNNNNNNNNNNNNNNNNNNNNNNNNNNNNNNNNNNNNNNNNNNNNNNNNNNNNNNNNNNNNNNNNNNNNNNNNNNNNNNNNNNNNNNNNNNNNNNNNNNNNNNNNNNNNNNNNNNNNNNNNNNNNNNNNNNNNNNNNNNNNNNNNNNNNNNNNNNNNNNNNNNNNNNNNNNNNNNNNNNNNNNNNNNNNNNNNNNNNNNNNNNNNNNNNNNNNNNNNNNNNNNNNNNNNNNNNNNNNNNNNNNNNNNNNNNNNNNNNNNNNNNNCTTGTACATTCTTTGATATTTTGTCTGTCTCTAATATTGTATTATTGATGAATCATTATGAAAAAAGACTCTTTTCCCCTCTGTTATTGAaccccttttttcttttctttctttattattactatattcTTCTACTACAACTTCTACTGCTACTACGTACGTACTTAGATAAATGGTTCATTCTCCAAAGCAAAATAAAACACATTATAGCCTTTGCAGAACCATCAGATCTATTTTCTAGACTAGGCTAGCTACCTAAGTAtagaataaaaaacaaacaaaattgaattttttttaaaaaaaatgttacattGGAATTTGAAATGTCTGTTGATTTTAGACATTTTTCTTCTAATAATGTTGCCTTCTTGTAAGAATTAAACTTTTGCGAAGACTCCAAACTTTTTTTTGCACCCACAGGAAATTCAAACTAGCTAGTAGTATTAAAATTCTACAATCAcaagaaaatgagttgaaaaaatgtacaaaattttaCCTGTAAATGGGATTTAACATGTGCCAAAGTGAGATCTTTCACATCCATTAGCTCAAGAACTGATTTGGGTGTTGCTCCTAAAAAATCcccaaaaataaatgaaattagttaattagtataATTGAATGCATATTACTTCAAAGataaaatctcattttttttattaaaaaagaaattggtGGCAAGGGGAGGAGAAATTGGGAAATCTAACTCTCACCgacaaaatgaaaatttagaTAGTCAGTTGAACACTcaataaacataatttaatttagttttgcATATGTATTTATGGATCAAGATGAAAGCAATAACAAGTTCATATGAACCCTCAACGATGAGTCATACTGTTGCGATCAACTAAGATTCAGCCCTTTATCACTCTGATTGgcgaaaaaggaaaaaacaaagtACTAATAGAATAAGAAGAGATAGAAAAGAAGCCTACTTTCATGGCCACCCAAGAGCTCAACAGCATGAACAAATCTGGCATGAAGACTACTAGTCCATCGCATACGTGGCGCTCTCATGGTACGTTTAGGGAACCTTGATAAAAATCTAGATCGCATTAGCCCACCTTGATGATTAGAATGATGAAAAGGGATAGTTGTTGGTGAGGAATTAGGTATAGTTTTGTTACTATTGTTACTAAAACTACTAATACAATATCCAGAAGAATGTATAGGTAATGTAGGTGTTGTTGTAGGAGCAGTATTTTCAAAGGTTTGGTGAGCAAATATTGGGTAGTTATTATGATgatgagaaagagaaagaggaaGAGGGTTTTGATTGTACAATGGAATTCCTCTTATAGGTGTCATGATGTTAAgttgttgttgattttgttggtGGATGAAGTTTGTGTTTTGTAGGGGATGAAAATGGGAAGAGTTAATTAGTTGAGTATGATGAGAAGGTTTATAATTAGGATTAGATAAAGAAAGCTCAAAAAGAGTATTGTTGTTATCAGGTTTTGATTCTAAAGCTCTTCTCAAGAAGAATAAGTCCATCTCATCTCTATCagtattgttattattactaCTCATAGCCTtccatgttgttgttgttgttgttgatgatgatttGTTGTTTGGAGGACTTATTTGTAAAGATAAGTCTGGTTGTGCTGGGAATAGCTCCATGTATAtacttcttctctttctttgcGCTAGCGCTAGCGCTTACTAGTAACTTATGTTATCTTTGTGTTAGATCAAAAGAAAGGTAGTAGTAGTAGTACCAAGAAGGAATTTGAGATTGAGtttttgagagagagagagaaatgacAAAGGATGAAGATGAAGTGAATGGTTGTTTCTTTTGTGTGAAGTATATGTGAGAAAATGACACTTTGAGAGGCTAATGTGGGGTAAGGGGGTGTAGGGGGGATGGGGGTAGGGGGTAAAGAGGAGATTGTTCCTTTTTGTGGACGTGGGGGTAAGatgagaaaagatgaagaataaGGAAAGTTAAATAAGTTTTTggtgaaggaaaaaaaaaagttttggggctttgttttcttttttactttttctttttaacccTAAGGTCCCTAGTATTCTTTatggaaagaaaaaggaaatttattttagtgtaaGCTTTAACCTATGCATTTGTCGCTTAATACTAATTAACTTTCTAATTCAACAAAGCTATATATTCACTTGACCTAAATATGAA
Proteins encoded in this window:
- the LOC107021289 gene encoding probable transcription factor KAN2 isoform X1, coding for MELFPAQPDLSLQISPPNNKSSSTTTTTTWKAMSSNNNNTDRDEMDLFFLRRALESKPDNNNTLFELSLSNPNYKPSHHTQLINSSHFHPLQNTNFIHQQNQQQLNIMTPIRGIPLYNQNPLPLSLSHHHNNYPIFAHQTFENTAPTTTPTLPIHSSGYCISSFSNNSNKTIPNSSPTTIPFHHSNHQGGLMRSRFLSRFPKRTMRAPRMRWTSSLHARFVHAVELLGGHERATPKSVLELMDVKDLTLAHVKSHLQMYRTVKTTDRAAVPASSGQSEVFDNGSSGETSEDLMPDMENSRKSDLSDQQGKNSMHLQEIDYHGLWSNSSSRESWQLHGKHGDYPGNIPSLEKTVKNQHIDLEAKCLSYDRLSGEVSSSSITETSPKKPNLEFTLGRPSE
- the LOC107021289 gene encoding probable transcription factor KAN2 isoform X2 encodes the protein MELFPAQPDLSLQISPPNNKSSSTTTTTTWKAMSSNNNNTDRDEMDLFFLRRALESKPDNNNTLFELSLSNPNYKPSHHTQLINSSHFHPLQNTNFIHQQNQQQLNIMTPIRGIPLYNQNPLPLSLSHHHNNYPIFAHQTFENTAPTTTPTLPIHSSGYCISSFSNNSNKTIPNSSPTTIPFHHSNHQGGLMRSRFLSRFPKRTMRAPRMRWTSSLHARFVHAVELLGGHERATPKSVLELMDVKDLTLAHVKSHLQMYRTVKTTDRAAVPASSGQSEVFDNGSSGETSEDLMPDMENSRKSDLSDQQGKNSMHLQEIDYHGLWSNSSRESWQLHGKHGDYPGNIPSLEKTVKNQHIDLEAKCLSYDRLSGEVSSSSITETSPKKPNLEFTLGRPSE